The Methanosarcina barkeri str. Wiesmoor DNA segment TGATTGTTTTTTAAAGATAGAATAACGTTAAACTGTAAAAAGAGCTAGATCTTTTCCAGCTCAGGGACTTAACCACCTGAAACCCCTGGCTGCTGAGTGCCCTGATAACTTCACGAGCTGACGGGGTGGGAAGTTTTGGCATGGGAAGAGACCTCCACCGTTGTGGTAAAAACCTGACCAGCTGCGGGGATCTGAGCGTCTTCGTCTTCGAGATAGAGTTCGATTGCTTCTTTTAAGTTCTCAATGGCTTCTTCAATCGTTTCTCCCTGGCTTGCAATATCAAGTTCGGGACACCATGAAACATACCATTTTCCTTCTTTTTGGATGACAGCTGAAAATCTGTACGTTTCTACCATAATTAACAGATTTCCGCATTGCTATAAAATGTTTATCTTGCTGATGCCGGCCCGAAAATTCTGATGTAGATCAGTCTTTTGCCATGAGATGTTTTAGAGGGAACTTACAGGAAACTTGAACTTGCCGGGGGTTGAGAAAGAGGGAGCACAAAGGGAGTACAAAGCTTAAAAAATATATTCCTTAAGAGATTTAATTTTGAAGAACTTACCAGTAGTAGCCTTGCATGGAAAAACAAGAACAAAAGAATTATGAAATGTATTGAAGGTATCTTAATTTTCGGCCTTTTCCTGGAAAGGCAGCCAGTGACATCTTTATATCTTTTCTTTTTCTTTCTTCAGCGCATCTATTTTTGCCTGTATCTCATCCTTCTGCTGCTTGTACCTGACTTTGATTTCTTTAACCTCTTTGTAGATAAGCAGGCTTTCTTCACTGATTCCTTTCATTGACTCGATATGTATTACAAGTTCATCTACCCCTTCGTTCAATCGCGGTTCTACTTCCCGCCATTCTGCATACTTAGCCTCCAATTCTCCCTTACTTTTGTCGTCAAGATCAAAAATCTCATCCCAGAGGTCCATAATCTGGCTCTCTATCTCTTCTTTTGTAGGCATTATCATCTCCCCAGTTCGGTAAATCTGATTATAATAGCACTACTGTTAATTTTTCAGTAACCTGTTTCTGGCAGCCGTCAAGCCGGCTTTTTCAACCAGTGCAATGAAATCAGTAGTATTTTTATTTGCATAAATGATAAATTTGTCGTGAGGAAAAAATCTCAGTTATTCCCTGTTCTATTAAGAATTATCTATTTTGGGTTCCGGTTTGAGAATTTCATGATTTTGGAAAAAACCGTAGGTGAGGGAGAGGGGGAGCAGTAAGGTGCGGAAAATAGATTTTTACCGAAATATTCAGACCGTTTTGACTTTTATTCGATTATGAGCCAGCATGAATCATTTTCGCCAATTTTCTCGCCAGTTCCTTAATAATAAAATTTATTAACTGTTGCCTCACTGTTATATATTATGTATAATGTTTGGCTTGCGCTCCTTGATGAACCCGAGTTTCTCAAAGAACTCTCCATGCAAGGTCACTCCACAGAAAGAAATTTTTCCGAGTACAAAACAAAGCACAGTTTAAAAGTATCAAGTTTCACTCCGAATTACCTTTCAATTGATTTCTACTCCAGACAGTCCAGGGAGTTAAGGGATAAAAACTGCTTTATAATCAAAACAGGAAAAGGCAATTTTGTCATTTTTGATGAAAACAGGTTTGAAAAACCCTATTTAGATCTGGACTTATCCAGAGCTGAAGAACTGGACTATGAAAACCCAAATAATT contains these protein-coding regions:
- a CDS encoding type II toxin-antitoxin system HicB family antitoxin — protein: MVETYRFSAVIQKEGKWYVSWCPELDIASQGETIEEAIENLKEAIELYLEDEDAQIPAAGQVFTTTVEVSSHAKTSHPVSS